The proteins below are encoded in one region of Chiloscyllium plagiosum isolate BGI_BamShark_2017 chromosome 7, ASM401019v2, whole genome shotgun sequence:
- the lcmt2 gene encoding tRNA wybutosine-synthesizing protein 4 isoform X5, with protein MASLGYFNDCFLKGFVNKTTRRAPLINRGYYVRAKAVDYSLHRFLQHTASYSQRQILSLGAGFDSLYFRLKASGELKNVIVYEVDFPDVVQRKATLIKNKQEFMELIGCMNEIKPAWMDNLYLCGLDYKLLGIDLTEIAELDNLLMETGLNPAYPTLLLSEVVLTYMKDASSSAVIHWAANRFSSAVFVVYEQIRPDDPFGQVMQQHFKQLNSTLHALTQFPGKEAQRKRFLNEGWEECHCIDMNEFYTGLIPKQEKQRIEMLEPFDEYEEWHLKCSHYLILSASKGDLKTCLFFHSLPDFHPNKLDTYDPRQISVFPCEIETENPLFKRFAHCSSLIAPNVVLISGGFGSRVSQHGRLRDAMLMVKSGPVWKCSSVNNVGSIHLLTERMFHSMTSFCDSRCVIFGGRTSPLKPVTSILLLKSEVGDSTISSINLSVKEVECIGTAPTPRWRHTGTEVIYKGQRYLFIYGGRSPKDLVLNDWHFLNLEDYSWSDIPVLGPTPESRHSHSACSWRGGVLIAGGLGATQIPLASVFHLRPMQSGFFWDRIQVTDSFIPRYSHTAHILGDKLFLLGGVTIYTDSIPEVTVIDLKTGESLDYHIDTIWTPFTNLSETNGNDTTHNSKPRHINRKQDRTPTLHRRLTDDVTKHGGETSGNKPTTQQANQQVDPQPELQIFSKDS; from the exons TGGTTACTACGTGAGGGCAAAAGCAGTGGATTATAGTCTGCATCGTTTCTTGCAACATACAGCAAGTTACTCACAGAGACAG ATCCTTTCACTTGGAGCTGGCTTTGATTCCTTGTACTTTCGGCTAAAGGCAAGTGGAGAGCTGAAAAATGTCATTGTGTACGAGGTGGATTTTCCAGATGTTGTTCAACGCAAAGCAACTCTTATTAAAAACAAGCAGGAATTCATGGAGCTCATTGGCTGCATGAATGAAATTAAACCAGCCTGGATgg ATAATTTATATCTTTGTGGTTTGGATTACAAATTACTTGGCATTGACCTGACTGAAATAGCGGAGTTAGATAACCTACTGATGGAGACTGGCCTAAATCCTGCATATCCAACCCTGTTGTTATCAGAAGTTGTACTGACGTATATGAAAGATGCAAG TTCTTCAGCTGTAATCCATTGGGCAGCGAACAGATTTTCGTCTGCAGTGTTTGTTGTCTACGAACAGATACGGCCAGATGACCCCTTTGGTCAGGTTATGCAGCAGCATTTTAAACAGTTGAACTCCACTCTGCATGCACTTACTCAGTTTCCTGGAAAGGAAGCTCAACGGAAACGTTTTTTAAATGAG GGCTGGGAGGAATGTCATTGTATTGACATGAATGAGTTTTATACTGGATTAATTCCAAAACAGGAGAAACAAAGAATTGAAATGTTAGAACCCTTTGACGAGTATGAG GAATGGCATTTGAAGTGTTCTCACTATTTAATTCTGAGTGCATCAAAAGGAGACCTGAAAACCTGTCTGTTTTTTCATTCTCTTCCAG atttcCACCCTAATAAACTAGATACTTATGATCCACGGCAGATCTCTGTGTTTCCATGTGAGATTGAAACAGAGAATCCTCTTTTTAAGAGGTTTGCCCATTGTTCATCACTTATTGCCCCAAATGTAGTCCTTATCAGTGGAGGATTTGGCAGCAGAGTTAGCCAACATGGACGCCTCAGGGATGCAATGCTAATGGTTAAAAGTGGACCTGTTTGGAAATGTAGCTCTGTTAACAATGTGGGGTCAATCCATCTTTTGA CTGAACGAATGTTTCACAGCATGACGTCATTTTGTGACAGTCGTTGTGTAATCTTTGGTGGCCGCACATCTCCACTGAAGCCAGTCACCAGTATCCTTTTGTTGAAAAGTGAGGTTGGCGACAGTACCATCTCCAGCATCAACTTGTCAGTAAAAGAGGTAGAGTGCATCGGCACTGCGCCCACACCACGCTGGAgacacacaggaacagaagtaatTTACAAAG GTCAGAGATATCTGTTCATCTATGGTGGTCGTTCTCCCAAAGACTTGGTACTAAATGATTGGCATTTCCTGAACCTGGAAGACTACAGTTGGTCAGAT ATTCCAGTTCTTGGACCTACTCCAGAAAGCCGCCATTCCCACAGTGCCTGTTCATGGAGAGGTGGTGTACTAATTGCTGGAGGATTAGGGGCAACACAGATCCCTTTAGCATCCGTCTTCCATCTTAGACCAATGCAGTCTGGATTTTTCTGGGATAGGATACAAGTAACAGATTCTTTCATTCCACG ATACTCTCACACAGCCCATATTCTTGGTGATAAACTTTTTTTATTGGGAGGAGTGACAATCTACACAGATTCAATCCCTGAAGTAACTGTTATTGACCTAAAGACAGGAGAAAGTCTTGACTACCACATTGACACA atttggaccccatttaccaacctctcagaaacaaaTGGAAATGATACCACCCACAACAGCAAACCAaggcatataaatagaaagcaggacagaacaccaacgcttcatcggaggctcactgatgatgttaccaaacATGGTGGTGAAACGTCTGGTAACAAACCcacaactcagcaagcaaaccaacaagtagatccacaacctgagctacaaatcttctccaaggaCTCATAA
- the lcmt2 gene encoding tRNA wybutosine-synthesizing protein 4 isoform X6 yields the protein MWLGYYVRAKAVDYSLHRFLQHTASYSQRQILSLGAGFDSLYFRLKASGELKNVIVYEVDFPDVVQRKATLIKNKQEFMELIGCMNEIKPAWMDNLYLCGLDYKLLGIDLTEIAELDNLLMETGLNPAYPTLLLSEVVLTYMKDASSSAVIHWAANRFSSAVFVVYEQIRPDDPFGQVMQQHFKQLNSTLHALTQFPGKEAQRKRFLNEGWEECHCIDMNEFYTGLIPKQEKQRIEMLEPFDEYEEWHLKCSHYLILSASKGDLKTCLFFHSLPDFHPNKLDTYDPRQISVFPCEIETENPLFKRFAHCSSLIAPNVVLISGGFGSRVSQHGRLRDAMLMVKSGPVWKCSSVNNVGSIHLLTERMFHSMTSFCDSRCVIFGGRTSPLKPVTSILLLKSEVGDSTISSINLSVKEVECIGTAPTPRWRHTGTEVIYKGQRYLFIYGGRSPKDLVLNDWHFLNLEDYSWSDIPVLGPTPESRHSHSACSWRGGVLIAGGLGATQIPLASVFHLRPMQSGFFWDRIQVTDSFIPRYSHTAHILGDKLFLLGGVTIYTDSIPEVTVIDLKTGESLDYHIDTIWTPFTNLSETNGNDTTHNSKPRHINRKQDRTPTLHRRLTDDVTKHGGETSGNKPTTQQANQQVDPQPELQIFSKDS from the exons TGGTTACTACGTGAGGGCAAAAGCAGTGGATTATAGTCTGCATCGTTTCTTGCAACATACAGCAAGTTACTCACAGAGACAG ATCCTTTCACTTGGAGCTGGCTTTGATTCCTTGTACTTTCGGCTAAAGGCAAGTGGAGAGCTGAAAAATGTCATTGTGTACGAGGTGGATTTTCCAGATGTTGTTCAACGCAAAGCAACTCTTATTAAAAACAAGCAGGAATTCATGGAGCTCATTGGCTGCATGAATGAAATTAAACCAGCCTGGATgg ATAATTTATATCTTTGTGGTTTGGATTACAAATTACTTGGCATTGACCTGACTGAAATAGCGGAGTTAGATAACCTACTGATGGAGACTGGCCTAAATCCTGCATATCCAACCCTGTTGTTATCAGAAGTTGTACTGACGTATATGAAAGATGCAAG TTCTTCAGCTGTAATCCATTGGGCAGCGAACAGATTTTCGTCTGCAGTGTTTGTTGTCTACGAACAGATACGGCCAGATGACCCCTTTGGTCAGGTTATGCAGCAGCATTTTAAACAGTTGAACTCCACTCTGCATGCACTTACTCAGTTTCCTGGAAAGGAAGCTCAACGGAAACGTTTTTTAAATGAG GGCTGGGAGGAATGTCATTGTATTGACATGAATGAGTTTTATACTGGATTAATTCCAAAACAGGAGAAACAAAGAATTGAAATGTTAGAACCCTTTGACGAGTATGAG GAATGGCATTTGAAGTGTTCTCACTATTTAATTCTGAGTGCATCAAAAGGAGACCTGAAAACCTGTCTGTTTTTTCATTCTCTTCCAG atttcCACCCTAATAAACTAGATACTTATGATCCACGGCAGATCTCTGTGTTTCCATGTGAGATTGAAACAGAGAATCCTCTTTTTAAGAGGTTTGCCCATTGTTCATCACTTATTGCCCCAAATGTAGTCCTTATCAGTGGAGGATTTGGCAGCAGAGTTAGCCAACATGGACGCCTCAGGGATGCAATGCTAATGGTTAAAAGTGGACCTGTTTGGAAATGTAGCTCTGTTAACAATGTGGGGTCAATCCATCTTTTGA CTGAACGAATGTTTCACAGCATGACGTCATTTTGTGACAGTCGTTGTGTAATCTTTGGTGGCCGCACATCTCCACTGAAGCCAGTCACCAGTATCCTTTTGTTGAAAAGTGAGGTTGGCGACAGTACCATCTCCAGCATCAACTTGTCAGTAAAAGAGGTAGAGTGCATCGGCACTGCGCCCACACCACGCTGGAgacacacaggaacagaagtaatTTACAAAG GTCAGAGATATCTGTTCATCTATGGTGGTCGTTCTCCCAAAGACTTGGTACTAAATGATTGGCATTTCCTGAACCTGGAAGACTACAGTTGGTCAGAT ATTCCAGTTCTTGGACCTACTCCAGAAAGCCGCCATTCCCACAGTGCCTGTTCATGGAGAGGTGGTGTACTAATTGCTGGAGGATTAGGGGCAACACAGATCCCTTTAGCATCCGTCTTCCATCTTAGACCAATGCAGTCTGGATTTTTCTGGGATAGGATACAAGTAACAGATTCTTTCATTCCACG ATACTCTCACACAGCCCATATTCTTGGTGATAAACTTTTTTTATTGGGAGGAGTGACAATCTACACAGATTCAATCCCTGAAGTAACTGTTATTGACCTAAAGACAGGAGAAAGTCTTGACTACCACATTGACACA atttggaccccatttaccaacctctcagaaacaaaTGGAAATGATACCACCCACAACAGCAAACCAaggcatataaatagaaagcaggacagaacaccaacgcttcatcggaggctcactgatgatgttaccaaacATGGTGGTGAAACGTCTGGTAACAAACCcacaactcagcaagcaaaccaacaagtagatccacaacctgagctacaaatcttctccaaggaCTCATAA
- the lcmt2 gene encoding tRNA wybutosine-synthesizing protein 4 isoform X4 encodes MWVQGTNDSSIVSKCSMASLGYFNDCFLKGFVNKTTRRAPLINRGYYVRAKAVDYSLHRFLQHTASYSQRQILSLGAGFDSLYFRLKASGELKNVIVYEVDFPDVVQRKATLIKNKQEFMELIGCMNEIKPAWMDNLYLCGLDYKLLGIDLTEIAELDNLLMETGLNPAYPTLLLSEVVLTYMKDASSSAVIHWAANRFSSAVFVVYEQIRPDDPFGQVMQQHFKQLNSTLHALTQFPGKEAQRKRFLNEGWEECHCIDMNEFYTGLIPKQEKQRIEMLEPFDEYEEWHLKCSHYLILSASKGDLKTCLFFHSLPDFHPNKLDTYDPRQISVFPCEIETENPLFKRFAHCSSLIAPNVVLISGGFGSRVSQHGRLRDAMLMVKSGPVWKCSSVNNVGSIHLLTERMFHSMTSFCDSRCVIFGGRTSPLKPVTSILLLKSEVGDSTISSINLSVKEVECIGTAPTPRWRHTGTEVIYKGQRYLFIYGGRSPKDLVLNDWHFLNLEDYSWSDIPVLGPTPESRHSHSACSWRGGVLIAGGLGATQIPLASVFHLRPMQSGFFWDRIQVTDSFIPRYSHTAHILGDKLFLLGGVTIYTDSIPEVTVIDLKTGESLDYHIDTIWTPFTNLSETNGNDTTHNSKPRHINRKQDRTPTLHRRLTDDVTKHGGETSGNKPTTQQANQQVDPQPELQIFSKDS; translated from the exons TGGTTACTACGTGAGGGCAAAAGCAGTGGATTATAGTCTGCATCGTTTCTTGCAACATACAGCAAGTTACTCACAGAGACAG ATCCTTTCACTTGGAGCTGGCTTTGATTCCTTGTACTTTCGGCTAAAGGCAAGTGGAGAGCTGAAAAATGTCATTGTGTACGAGGTGGATTTTCCAGATGTTGTTCAACGCAAAGCAACTCTTATTAAAAACAAGCAGGAATTCATGGAGCTCATTGGCTGCATGAATGAAATTAAACCAGCCTGGATgg ATAATTTATATCTTTGTGGTTTGGATTACAAATTACTTGGCATTGACCTGACTGAAATAGCGGAGTTAGATAACCTACTGATGGAGACTGGCCTAAATCCTGCATATCCAACCCTGTTGTTATCAGAAGTTGTACTGACGTATATGAAAGATGCAAG TTCTTCAGCTGTAATCCATTGGGCAGCGAACAGATTTTCGTCTGCAGTGTTTGTTGTCTACGAACAGATACGGCCAGATGACCCCTTTGGTCAGGTTATGCAGCAGCATTTTAAACAGTTGAACTCCACTCTGCATGCACTTACTCAGTTTCCTGGAAAGGAAGCTCAACGGAAACGTTTTTTAAATGAG GGCTGGGAGGAATGTCATTGTATTGACATGAATGAGTTTTATACTGGATTAATTCCAAAACAGGAGAAACAAAGAATTGAAATGTTAGAACCCTTTGACGAGTATGAG GAATGGCATTTGAAGTGTTCTCACTATTTAATTCTGAGTGCATCAAAAGGAGACCTGAAAACCTGTCTGTTTTTTCATTCTCTTCCAG atttcCACCCTAATAAACTAGATACTTATGATCCACGGCAGATCTCTGTGTTTCCATGTGAGATTGAAACAGAGAATCCTCTTTTTAAGAGGTTTGCCCATTGTTCATCACTTATTGCCCCAAATGTAGTCCTTATCAGTGGAGGATTTGGCAGCAGAGTTAGCCAACATGGACGCCTCAGGGATGCAATGCTAATGGTTAAAAGTGGACCTGTTTGGAAATGTAGCTCTGTTAACAATGTGGGGTCAATCCATCTTTTGA CTGAACGAATGTTTCACAGCATGACGTCATTTTGTGACAGTCGTTGTGTAATCTTTGGTGGCCGCACATCTCCACTGAAGCCAGTCACCAGTATCCTTTTGTTGAAAAGTGAGGTTGGCGACAGTACCATCTCCAGCATCAACTTGTCAGTAAAAGAGGTAGAGTGCATCGGCACTGCGCCCACACCACGCTGGAgacacacaggaacagaagtaatTTACAAAG GTCAGAGATATCTGTTCATCTATGGTGGTCGTTCTCCCAAAGACTTGGTACTAAATGATTGGCATTTCCTGAACCTGGAAGACTACAGTTGGTCAGAT ATTCCAGTTCTTGGACCTACTCCAGAAAGCCGCCATTCCCACAGTGCCTGTTCATGGAGAGGTGGTGTACTAATTGCTGGAGGATTAGGGGCAACACAGATCCCTTTAGCATCCGTCTTCCATCTTAGACCAATGCAGTCTGGATTTTTCTGGGATAGGATACAAGTAACAGATTCTTTCATTCCACG ATACTCTCACACAGCCCATATTCTTGGTGATAAACTTTTTTTATTGGGAGGAGTGACAATCTACACAGATTCAATCCCTGAAGTAACTGTTATTGACCTAAAGACAGGAGAAAGTCTTGACTACCACATTGACACA atttggaccccatttaccaacctctcagaaacaaaTGGAAATGATACCACCCACAACAGCAAACCAaggcatataaatagaaagcaggacagaacaccaacgcttcatcggaggctcactgatgatgttaccaaacATGGTGGTGAAACGTCTGGTAACAAACCcacaactcagcaagcaaaccaacaagtagatccacaacctgagctacaaatcttctccaaggaCTCATAA
- the LOC122551894 gene encoding gamma-crystallin S-like, producing the protein MGKITFFEEKNFQGRHYECDSDCADFHTSIAHCNSIKIEDGAWAVYEKPNFTGYLYVLTKKEYPDYKTWMGFNDRIASCHKIQLTGTGNYKIRICNKGDYETQTIEYTDDCPSVFEQFHIQDIDSCSVLEGAWVFYELPNYRGRQYLLEKGAYQKAADWGASTSTVQSFHRIIV; encoded by the exons ATGGGGAAA ATCACTTTCTTTGAAGAGAAGAACTTCCAGGGCCGTCACTATGAATGTGACAGCGATTGTGCAGATTTTCACACCTCCATAGCCCATTGTAACTCAATCAAAATTGAGGATGGGGCCTGGGCAGTGTACGAGAAACCAAACTTCACAGGGTACTTGTACGTTCTTACCAAGAAGGAGTATCCCGACTATAAGACCTGGATGGGTTTTAATGATCGTATTGCTTCATGCCACAAGATCCAACTA ACAGGCACAGGCAATTACAAGATCAGAATCTGCAATAAGGGTGATTATGAAACACAAACTATAGAATATACAGACGACTGTCCATCTGTCTTTGAACAATTCCACATTCAAGATATTGATTCCTGCAGTGTCTTGGAGGGTGCATGGGTTTTCTACGAACTTCCAAATTATCGTGGAAGGCAATACCTCCTTGAGAAGGGTGCATATCAGAAAGCTGCAGACTGGGGAGCAAGCACCTCAACAGTGCAGTCTTTCCATCGAATCATTGTGTAA